The Pan troglodytes isolate AG18354 chromosome 1, NHGRI_mPanTro3-v2.0_pri, whole genome shotgun sequence genome includes a region encoding these proteins:
- the KPLCE gene encoding protein KPLCE produces MCDQQKQPQFPPSCVKGSGLGAGQGTNGASVKCPVPCQTQTVCVTGPAPCPTQTYVKYQVPCQTQTYVKCPAPCQRTYVKYPTPCQTYVKCPAPCQTTYVKCPTPCQTYVKCPASCQMTYIKSPAPCQTQTCYVQGASPCQSYYVQAPASGSTSQYCVPDPCSAPYSTSYCCLAPRTFGVSPLRRWIQRPQNSNTGSSGCCENSGSSGCCGSGGCGCSCGCGSSGCCCLGIIPMRSRGPACCDHEDDCCC; encoded by the coding sequence ATGTGTGACCAGCAGAAGCAGCCACAGTTCCCTCCATCTTGTGTGAAAGGTTCGGGACTAGGGGCTGGGCAGGGTACCAATGGTGCCTCTGTGAAATGCCCAGTTCCATGCCAGACCCAAACTGTCTGTGTGACAGGCCCTGCTCCATGCCCTACTCAAACTTATGTGAAGTACCAAGTTCCATGCCAGACTCAAACCTACGTGAAGTGCCCAGCTCCCTGCCAGAGGACCTATGTGAAATACCCAACACCCTGCCAAACCTATGTGAAGTGCCCAGCTCCCTGCCAGACAACCTATGTAAAATGCCCAACTCCCTGCCAAACCTACGTGAAGTGCCCAGCTTCCTGCCAGATGACCTACATCAAAAGTCCAGCTCCCTGCCAGACCCAGACGTGCTATGTCCAGGGTGCTTCTCCTTGCCAGAGCTATTATGTTCAAGCTCCTGCAAGTGGCTCAACCTCCCAGTACTGTGTCCCTGACCCATGCTCTGCTCCCTATTCCACCAGCTACTGCTGTCTGGCTCCCCGGACCTTCGGGGTGAGTCCCCTGAGACGCTGGATTCAGCGGCCCCAGAACAGCAACACAGGATCGTCTGGCTGCTGTGAGAATTCGGGAAGCTCTGGATGCTGTGGTTCTGGGGGCTGTGGCTGCAGCTGTGGATGTGGCAGCTCTGGGTGCTGCTGTTTGGGAATTATCCCCATGAGGTCCCGAGGTCCTGCATGCTGTGACCATGAGGATGACTGCTGCTGCTAA